A region of Haloplanus sp. XH21 DNA encodes the following proteins:
- a CDS encoding PUA domain-containing protein, with protein MTQEDLPRLRTVADYQFGAGAGAALFPPADDLTVTRSTGGRPRQVRAAAGRVVSYGTDGRFTLGLEGGRRLVAALDGVRARVVVGSESDPFVRDGKNVFAKFVRDVDDDVRPDDEVAVVHHEGAILGVGRAELAADAMHDFETGMAVKVREGAD; from the coding sequence ATGACTCAGGAGGACCTCCCGCGGCTCCGGACTGTCGCCGACTACCAGTTCGGTGCTGGCGCGGGGGCCGCGCTCTTTCCGCCAGCCGACGATCTCACCGTGACGCGGTCGACGGGCGGTCGTCCGCGCCAGGTCCGCGCCGCCGCCGGGCGCGTCGTCTCCTACGGCACGGACGGCCGGTTCACGCTCGGCCTCGAAGGCGGCCGTCGACTGGTCGCGGCACTGGATGGGGTGCGTGCCCGCGTCGTCGTCGGGTCGGAGAGCGACCCGTTCGTCCGCGACGGCAAGAACGTCTTCGCGAAGTTCGTCCGCGATGTCGATGACGACGTGCGCCCGGACGACGAGGTGGCCGTCGTCCACCACGAGGGTGCGATCCTCGGCGTGGGCCGTGCGGAACTCGCCGCCGACGCCATGCACGACTTCGAGACGGGGATGGCGGTGAAGGTGCGCGAGGGCGCCGACTAG
- the srp19 gene encoding signal recognition particle subunit SRP19, whose translation MVENVIWPAYLDATKSRAEGRRVSEDEAVPDPTVDEIAEAVQQVGYDAVIERDVTYPREYEPRGRVLVKGADDASKSDLIQAVAAYVDILRD comes from the coding sequence ATGGTAGAGAACGTCATCTGGCCGGCCTACCTGGACGCGACGAAGAGTCGCGCCGAGGGCCGGCGCGTCTCCGAAGACGAAGCCGTTCCGGATCCGACGGTCGACGAGATCGCGGAGGCCGTCCAGCAGGTCGGCTACGACGCGGTGATCGAACGCGACGTCACCTATCCGCGGGAGTACGAGCCCCGCGGTCGCGTGCTCGTCAAGGGGGCAGACGACGCCTCGAAGAGCGACCTCATCCAGGCCGTCGCGGCCTACGTGGACATCCTCCGGGACTAA
- a CDS encoding H/ACA ribonucleoprotein complex subunit GAR1: MRRLGTVTKTAQGLAIVRTDDGTPEIGTMAVDESLSSVGRVVDVFGPVERPYLAVSPDDHVRLPDLLGTKLYAR; the protein is encoded by the coding sequence ATGCGTCGCCTCGGAACCGTCACCAAGACTGCGCAGGGCCTGGCGATCGTCCGCACGGACGACGGCACCCCCGAAATCGGCACGATGGCCGTCGACGAGTCGCTCTCCTCCGTCGGGCGCGTCGTCGACGTGTTCGGCCCCGTCGAGCGCCCCTATCTCGCCGTCTCGCCGGACGACCACGTCCGCCTCCCGGACCTCCTGGGGACGAAACTCTACGCACGATGA
- a CDS encoding presenilin family intramembrane aspartyl protease PSH, with amino-acid sequence MNAREMRGIAVAATLFLLVQVGAVAMVGPFDAAGYQAVEDPSDPTNSLVYFAAILVATVLMLAAFKYAFERAVRAVVVLSSALVSWYVFSVVAPSLVVGTVNLVAVGLSVGVAVALLVYPEWYVIDAAGVVMGIGAGALFGISFGLLPAIVLLSVLAVYDAISVYGTEHMLSLAEGVMDLHVPVILVIPLSLSYSLLEDDFSGASDVHEDAEDADAGDESDDTERDAFFIGLGDAVMPTVMVASGAFFSPAPSLGIAVLPALNAPALFAMIGTFLGLGALLWAVMKGRAHAGLPLLNGGAIGGYLFGAALANIPLTQALGIAAYL; translated from the coding sequence ATGAACGCGCGCGAGATGCGGGGAATCGCCGTCGCCGCCACGCTGTTCCTGCTCGTTCAGGTCGGCGCGGTGGCGATGGTCGGCCCGTTCGACGCAGCGGGGTATCAGGCCGTCGAGGACCCCTCCGATCCCACCAACAGCCTCGTCTACTTCGCCGCCATCCTCGTCGCGACGGTGTTGATGCTCGCCGCGTTCAAATACGCCTTCGAGCGCGCAGTGCGCGCGGTGGTCGTCCTCTCCAGCGCGCTCGTCTCGTGGTACGTCTTCAGTGTCGTCGCCCCGTCGCTCGTCGTCGGCACCGTCAACCTCGTCGCGGTCGGTCTTTCCGTCGGCGTCGCCGTCGCGCTCCTGGTGTACCCCGAGTGGTACGTCATCGACGCCGCGGGCGTCGTGATGGGCATCGGCGCCGGCGCGCTGTTCGGCATCAGTTTCGGGCTGTTGCCCGCGATCGTGCTCCTGTCGGTGCTCGCGGTCTACGACGCCATCAGCGTCTACGGCACCGAGCACATGCTCAGTCTCGCGGAGGGCGTGATGGATCTCCACGTCCCCGTCATCCTCGTGATCCCGCTCTCCCTGTCGTACTCCCTGCTCGAGGACGACTTCTCGGGCGCGAGCGACGTGCACGAGGATGCGGAGGACGCCGACGCCGGGGACGAGTCCGACGACACGGAGCGCGACGCCTTCTTCATCGGCCTCGGCGACGCCGTGATGCCCACCGTGATGGTCGCGAGCGGCGCCTTCTTCTCGCCCGCGCCGTCGCTCGGGATCGCCGTCCTCCCCGCGCTCAACGCCCCCGCCCTGTTCGCGATGATCGGCACGTTCCTCGGGCTCGGCGCCCTGCTCTGGGCCGTGATGAAGGGACGCGCACACGCCGGCCTCCCTCTGTTGAACGGCGGCGCCATCGGCGGCTACCTGTTCGGGGCAGCACTTGCGAACATCCCGCTCACGCAGGCGCTCGGCATCGCCGCGTATCTCTAG
- a CDS encoding universal stress protein, translating into MYDRILVPTDGSEGTSEAIDHAIRMATDQGATLHAIYVVENVAGGEATAATVLDALEAAGQEAIDDLIERAESAGVETVEGVVARGTPHQAILDYADEHDIGLVVMGTHGRTGVDRYLLGSVAERVVRLSDVPTLVVPLPDETGD; encoded by the coding sequence ATGTACGATCGAATCCTGGTACCGACTGACGGCAGCGAGGGGACGAGCGAGGCCATCGACCACGCGATCCGTATGGCCACGGACCAAGGGGCCACGCTCCACGCCATCTACGTGGTCGAAAACGTGGCGGGCGGCGAGGCGACGGCCGCGACGGTGCTCGACGCCCTCGAAGCGGCGGGACAGGAGGCCATCGACGACCTCATCGAGCGGGCCGAATCGGCGGGCGTCGAGACGGTCGAGGGCGTCGTCGCCCGCGGCACCCCCCACCAGGCCATCCTCGACTACGCCGACGAGCACGACATCGGCCTCGTCGTCATGGGCACCCACGGCCGGACGGGGGTCGACCGCTATCTCCTCGGCAGCGTCGCGGAACGAGTCGTCCGCCTCTCCGACGTGCCCACGCTCGTCGTGCCGCTCCCGGACGAGACGGGCGACTGA
- the btuC gene encoding vitamin B12 ABC transporter permease BtuC: protein MHVGARTGAWVSGLAVALVAVTLASATVGPVAIGVRSVAEIALSALLGGAAVAPESHRTIVLSVRLPRIALGAVVGFALASAGTVMQGFFRNPMADPSIVGVSAGAATGAVAAIVAPVPIPLALPVAAFLGALIAAFGVYLLASEGGRTPVETLLLAGVAVQTFLGAAVSFLLVHAGRDIREAIYWLMGHLHHSTWFEAGAAAAIVIPGFLAMLVYAPDLNVLLLGEEDAHSLGIEVERTKCILLAVASLLTAAAVAVAGVIGFVGLVVPHIMRLLVGPDHRILLPTSALAGASFLVATDTVARAGAAELPVGIVTAAVGAPFFLYLLRNREVQTP from the coding sequence ATGCATGTGGGCGCCCGGACGGGCGCGTGGGTCAGTGGCCTGGCCGTCGCGCTCGTCGCCGTGACGCTGGCCAGCGCCACTGTCGGCCCAGTCGCTATCGGCGTCCGCAGCGTCGCGGAAATCGCCCTCTCGGCGCTGCTCGGCGGCGCTGCCGTCGCGCCGGAGAGCCACCGGACGATCGTCCTCTCGGTTCGCCTGCCCCGCATCGCGCTCGGCGCCGTCGTCGGCTTCGCGCTCGCCTCGGCGGGGACCGTGATGCAGGGATTCTTTCGGAATCCGATGGCGGATCCGTCGATTGTCGGCGTTTCGGCGGGCGCGGCGACCGGCGCAGTCGCGGCCATCGTCGCGCCCGTGCCGATCCCGCTGGCGCTCCCCGTCGCCGCCTTTCTCGGGGCACTGATCGCCGCGTTCGGCGTCTATCTGCTCGCGAGCGAGGGCGGGCGGACGCCCGTCGAGACGCTTCTCTTAGCTGGCGTCGCGGTCCAGACGTTTCTCGGCGCCGCCGTCTCCTTCCTTCTGGTGCATGCCGGGCGCGACATCCGGGAAGCGATCTACTGGCTGATGGGACATCTTCACCACAGCACGTGGTTCGAAGCGGGCGCCGCCGCCGCCATCGTCATCCCCGGCTTCCTCGCGATGCTCGTGTACGCACCCGATCTGAACGTGTTGCTGCTCGGGGAGGAGGACGCCCACTCGCTGGGGATCGAGGTCGAACGCACCAAATGCATCCTGCTGGCGGTCGCGAGCCTCCTGACCGCGGCTGCCGTCGCCGTCGCGGGCGTCATCGGCTTCGTCGGCCTGGTCGTCCCGCACATCATGCGCTTGCTCGTGGGGCCGGACCACCGCATCCTGCTCCCCACCAGCGCGCTCGCGGGCGCCTCCTTTCTCGTCGCCACCGACACCGTGGCCCGGGCCGGCGCCGCGGAACTCCCGGTCGGCATCGTCACCGCCGCGGTCGGCGCTCCGTTTTTCCTCTATCTCCTCCGCAACCGGGAGGTGCAGACGCCGTGA
- a CDS encoding PGF-CTERM-anchored ABC transporter substrate-binding protein, whose translation MRLVSVLLALVLVLVGSVAPVAGSTPAATGTTPATTDATRSADCSFPVTRTDATGTAVTLSTPPERIATLNPSAAQTLWEIGAQNRVVGVSEFARYLDGAEDRTVVNTASGGIRTERLIALDTDLVIAPGTISPDTVSTLRDQGLTVFALESPATIGGVAEQTTLLGRLTGSCAGAAETNAWMHANVEAVREAVAGEPRPTALYVFSDGWTVGTETFISDVMTTAGTRNVVGDAVSGYARVSPEVVRERDPDWIVYNDRDGIPDTAAYRETTAVQENQTVEVGVNYLNQPAPRSIVRALRTVAMAVHPDAVGESSYVPRSSAEPPVATTTGDTPTATAGDAPGLGVGVAVVGLLSFVVVALDRRRR comes from the coding sequence ATGCGACTTGTCTCAGTACTCCTTGCGCTCGTGCTCGTCCTCGTCGGCAGCGTGGCCCCGGTCGCGGGAAGCACGCCGGCAGCGACCGGAACGACGCCGGCGACGACCGACGCGACGCGATCTGCCGACTGCTCGTTTCCCGTGACCCGCACCGACGCCACGGGCACGGCAGTCACGCTCTCCACACCGCCCGAGCGCATCGCCACCCTGAACCCGAGCGCGGCCCAGACGCTGTGGGAAATCGGCGCGCAGAACCGCGTCGTCGGCGTCTCCGAGTTCGCGCGCTATCTCGACGGCGCCGAGGATCGAACCGTCGTCAACACCGCGTCGGGCGGAATTCGGACCGAACGCCTGATCGCGCTCGACACCGACCTCGTGATCGCACCGGGGACGATATCGCCCGACACCGTCTCGACGCTCCGCGACCAGGGACTGACCGTCTTCGCCCTCGAAAGCCCCGCGACCATCGGCGGCGTCGCCGAGCAAACCACGCTCCTCGGCCGCCTCACCGGATCCTGTGCCGGGGCCGCCGAGACGAACGCCTGGATGCACGCGAACGTCGAGGCCGTCCGCGAGGCCGTCGCCGGCGAACCCCGTCCGACCGCGCTGTACGTCTTCTCCGACGGCTGGACCGTCGGCACCGAGACGTTCATCAGCGACGTGATGACCACCGCCGGGACGCGAAACGTCGTCGGCGACGCCGTCTCCGGGTACGCGCGGGTCAGCCCCGAGGTGGTCCGCGAGCGCGACCCCGACTGGATCGTGTACAACGATCGGGACGGGATCCCCGACACCGCGGCCTATCGAGAGACGACGGCAGTCCAGGAGAACCAGACCGTCGAAGTCGGCGTAAACTACCTCAATCAGCCGGCGCCACGGAGCATCGTCCGCGCGCTGCGCACCGTCGCGATGGCGGTCCATCCGGACGCCGTCGGCGAATCGAGTTACGTCCCGCGGTCGTCCGCCGAGCCACCGGTGGCCACGACCACCGGCGACACGCCGACCGCGACGGCGGGTGACGCCCCCGGCCTGGGCGTCGGCGTCGCCGTCGTCGGCCTGCTGTCGTTCGTCGTGGTCGCCCTCGACCGTCGGCGACGGTGA